The Microlunatus antarcticus genome window below encodes:
- the hisD gene encoding histidinol dehydrogenase — translation MLATIDLRGRLTGGADDAVIDYRTVVPRAAVDVEAALGVVRGVCDDVAARGEAALRDYSERFDRVVPASFRVPEEALAAAVDGLADDLRAAFEESIARRRQVCAAELGPVAVDVELAPGARVTQRMVPIERVGLYVPGGLAPLASSVIMNVVPAQVAGCRSIAVASPPQREFGGLPHPSILAVCRLLGIDEVYAVGGAQAVAMFAYGVPGLCEPVSMVTGPGNIYVVAAKRLLRGIVSIDSEAGPTEIMVLADDTADPALVAADLVSQSEHDPLAAAVLVTDSPALADRVQEALPGQVAATKHSERITTSMSGRQSAVVLVDDLEQGLAVVNAYATEHLEIQTADAAAVAARVTNAGAVFVGRYSPVSLGDYTAGSTHVLPTGGCACHSSGLNVKSFLKAMHVVDYSREALAAVARHVEVFAEAEDLPAHGYAVTARFLDAPELGV, via the coding sequence GTGCTTGCGACCATCGACCTGCGCGGCCGGCTGACCGGCGGAGCCGACGACGCCGTGATCGACTACCGCACCGTGGTCCCCCGCGCCGCCGTCGACGTCGAGGCCGCCCTCGGCGTGGTGCGGGGCGTGTGCGACGACGTCGCCGCTCGCGGCGAGGCCGCGCTGCGCGACTACTCCGAGCGGTTCGACCGGGTCGTCCCGGCGTCGTTCCGGGTGCCGGAGGAGGCCCTGGCGGCCGCCGTCGACGGTCTGGCCGACGACCTGCGCGCCGCGTTCGAGGAGTCCATCGCCCGGCGCCGGCAGGTCTGCGCCGCCGAGCTCGGCCCGGTCGCGGTCGACGTCGAGCTCGCCCCCGGCGCCCGCGTCACCCAGCGGATGGTCCCGATCGAGCGCGTCGGGCTCTACGTGCCGGGCGGGCTCGCCCCGCTCGCCTCCAGCGTGATCATGAACGTCGTCCCCGCCCAGGTCGCCGGCTGCCGCTCCATCGCGGTCGCGTCGCCGCCGCAGCGCGAGTTCGGCGGGCTCCCGCACCCCTCGATCCTCGCCGTCTGCCGGCTGCTCGGGATCGACGAGGTGTACGCCGTCGGCGGCGCGCAGGCCGTGGCGATGTTCGCGTACGGGGTGCCCGGGCTCTGCGAGCCGGTGAGCATGGTCACCGGCCCGGGCAACATCTACGTCGTGGCGGCCAAGCGGCTGCTGCGCGGGATCGTCAGCATCGACTCCGAGGCCGGCCCCACCGAGATCATGGTGCTGGCCGACGACACGGCCGACCCCGCGCTCGTGGCCGCCGACCTCGTGTCGCAGTCCGAGCACGACCCGCTCGCGGCGGCGGTCCTCGTGACCGACTCGCCCGCGCTCGCCGACCGCGTGCAGGAGGCGCTGCCCGGCCAGGTCGCCGCCACCAAGCACAGCGAGCGCATCACGACGTCGATGAGCGGGCGGCAGTCGGCCGTCGTCCTCGTCGACGACCTCGAGCAGGGCCTCGCGGTGGTCAACGCGTACGCCACGGAGCACCTGGAGATCCAGACCGCCGACGCCGCCGCGGTCGCCGCGCGCGTCACCAACGCCGGGGCCGTCTTCGTGGGGCGGTACTCGCCCGTCTCCCTCGGCGACTACACCGCGGGCAGCACGCACGTCCTGCCCACCGGCGGGTGCGCCTGCCACTCCTCGGGGCTCAACGTGAAGTCGTTCCTCAAGGCGATGCACGTGGTCGACTACAGCCGCGAGGCGCTTGCGGCCGTCGCCCGCCACGTCGAGGTGTTCGCCGAGGCCGAGGACCTGCCCGCGCACGGCTACGCCGTCACGGCCCGCTTCCTCGACGCCCCCGAGCTGGGCGTGTGA
- the ybaK gene encoding Cys-tRNA(Pro) deacylase, whose protein sequence is MARRRDAQQNTSGGTPATAALTRAGVAFTLHPYEHVDGERHFGDEATAALGLDPARVFKTLVADLGGERSALAVAVVPVARQLDLKAFAGALGAKKAAMADAVAAQRSSGYVLGGISPLGQRTALPTVVDATALTFPTVFVSAGRRGLQVELSPADLVAVTRAQVAAVGH, encoded by the coding sequence GTGGCCCGGCGACGCGACGCGCAGCAGAACACCTCCGGCGGCACCCCCGCCACCGCGGCGCTGACCCGCGCCGGCGTGGCCTTCACGCTCCACCCGTACGAGCACGTGGACGGCGAGCGGCACTTCGGGGACGAGGCGACGGCTGCGCTGGGGCTGGACCCGGCCCGGGTGTTCAAGACCCTGGTCGCCGACCTCGGCGGCGAGCGGAGCGCCCTGGCGGTGGCCGTCGTGCCCGTGGCCCGCCAGCTCGACCTCAAGGCCTTCGCCGGGGCCCTCGGTGCCAAGAAGGCGGCGATGGCCGACGCGGTGGCGGCGCAGCGGTCCAGCGGCTACGTGCTCGGCGGCATCTCCCCGCTCGGGCAGCGCACGGCACTCCCGACCGTGGTCGACGCGACCGCGCTCACCTTCCCGACCGTGTTCGTGTCGGCGGGCCGGCGGGGCCTGCAGGTCGAGCTGTCCCCCGCAGACCTGGTCGCCGTGACCAGGGCCCAGGTCGCGGCCGTCGGTCACTGA
- the dnaE gene encoding DNA polymerase III subunit alpha — MSTSTLSPRSSTRANDSFVHLHVHSEYSMLDGAARISDLFAGCVEQGMPAIAVTDHGNLFGAYEFHKASKGTGVKPIVGLEAYVTPKTHRSERKRVRWGDAKAAANGDDVSGGGAFTHMTMWAESTAGLHNLFRMGSLASLEGYYFKPRVDRELLNTYGKGLIATTGCPSGEVQTYLRLGKYDEAVKSAAEFRDIFGADSYYVELMDHGLSIENRVRQDLLKLAKDLHLPLVATNDLHYATQAEAAAHEVLLCVQSGSTMADANRFKFDGDGYYLKSAAEMRALFAEVPEACDNTLAIAERCEISYAEGSGTYMPRFPCPPGEDETSWFIKEVETGLRRRYPTGIPDDVRRQAEFETGVITQMGFAGYFLVVADFINWAKENGIRVGPGRGSGAGSMAAYAMRITDLDPLRHGLIFERFLNPDRVSMPDFDIDFDERRRGEVIRYVTQKYGEDRVSQIVTYGTIKAKQAVKDASRVLGYPFGMGERLTKAMPPPVMGKDVPLGKLFDKEHARYGEGGEFRALYESDADVQKVVDTARDLEGLKRQWGVHAAGVIMSSEPLINIIPIMRREQDGAIITQFDYPTCESLGLIKMDFLGLRNLTVLDDAVKNIKLNRGIDLVLEDLMLDDPATYALLGHGDTLGVFQLDGGPMRSLLRLMRPDNFEDISAVLALYRPGPMGVDSHTNYALRKNGRQDITPIHPELEEPLSEILGTTHGLIVYQEQVMATAQKVAGYTLGQADLLRRAMGKKKKEILDAEYKPFSAGMAKNGYSAAATKALWDVLVPFSDYAFNKAHTAAYGLVSYWTAYLKANFRAEFMAALLTSVGDDKDKMAIYLGECRRMGIQVLPPDVNESEANFTPVGSDIRFGLTAVRNVGANAVDKVVVARTETGKAPDFYSFLDQADLVVCNKRLIESLVKAGAFDSMGHTRRALMSVYESAVDGVLDLKRNSARGQDSFDFGFDESDSGAAHLSGTVPDLPEWDKRTKLAFEREMLGLYVSDHPLLGLEHILSLERDISIGELLGDDGPREGQVTIAGMITNVNRKTTKRGDLWAVVTVEDLEASIEVLLFPKAYDLVSTVLATDVVVRVKGRIKSDDDAVSLNATELTLPDVSEGPTGPVVISLPAVRCTPPVVAQLRDVLAQYPGTTEVRLRLQSSGRSTLMRLDSGLSVSPSPPLMADLKALLGPSCLAS, encoded by the coding sequence ATGAGCACCAGCACCCTTTCTCCTCGCTCGAGCACCCGGGCGAACGACAGCTTCGTGCACCTCCACGTGCACTCCGAGTACTCCATGCTCGACGGCGCCGCCCGGATCTCGGACCTCTTCGCCGGGTGCGTGGAGCAGGGGATGCCGGCCATCGCCGTCACCGACCACGGCAACCTCTTCGGGGCCTACGAGTTCCACAAGGCGTCCAAGGGCACCGGCGTCAAGCCGATCGTGGGGCTCGAGGCGTACGTCACGCCCAAGACCCACCGCAGCGAGCGCAAGCGGGTCCGGTGGGGCGACGCCAAGGCCGCGGCGAACGGCGACGACGTCTCCGGTGGTGGTGCCTTCACGCACATGACGATGTGGGCGGAGTCGACCGCCGGGCTGCACAACCTCTTCCGGATGGGCTCGCTCGCCTCGCTCGAGGGCTACTACTTCAAGCCGCGCGTGGACCGCGAGCTGCTGAACACCTACGGCAAGGGCCTGATCGCCACCACGGGCTGCCCGTCGGGGGAGGTCCAGACCTACCTGCGCCTGGGCAAGTACGACGAGGCGGTCAAGAGCGCGGCCGAGTTCCGCGACATCTTCGGCGCCGACAGCTACTACGTCGAGCTGATGGACCACGGGCTCTCCATCGAGAACCGCGTCCGCCAGGACCTGCTCAAGCTGGCGAAGGACCTGCACCTGCCGCTCGTCGCGACCAACGACCTGCACTACGCGACCCAGGCCGAGGCCGCCGCCCACGAGGTCCTGCTCTGCGTCCAGTCCGGCTCGACGATGGCCGACGCCAACCGGTTCAAGTTCGACGGCGACGGCTACTACCTCAAGTCCGCGGCCGAGATGCGCGCGCTGTTCGCCGAGGTGCCGGAGGCCTGCGACAACACGCTGGCCATCGCCGAGCGCTGCGAGATCTCGTACGCCGAGGGCAGCGGCACCTACATGCCGCGCTTCCCCTGCCCGCCGGGGGAGGACGAGACGTCCTGGTTCATCAAGGAGGTCGAGACGGGCCTGCGGCGCCGCTACCCGACCGGCATCCCGGACGACGTGCGCCGCCAGGCCGAGTTCGAGACCGGCGTCATCACCCAGATGGGCTTCGCCGGCTACTTCCTCGTCGTCGCCGACTTCATCAACTGGGCCAAGGAGAACGGCATCCGCGTCGGCCCGGGCCGTGGGTCGGGTGCCGGGTCGATGGCCGCGTACGCTATGCGGATCACCGACCTCGACCCGCTCAGGCACGGCCTGATCTTCGAGCGCTTCCTCAACCCGGACCGCGTCTCGATGCCCGACTTCGACATCGACTTCGACGAGCGTCGCCGCGGCGAGGTGATCCGCTACGTCACGCAGAAGTACGGCGAGGACCGGGTCAGCCAGATCGTCACCTACGGCACGATCAAGGCCAAGCAGGCGGTCAAGGACGCCTCCCGCGTGCTCGGCTACCCGTTCGGGATGGGGGAGCGCCTCACCAAGGCGATGCCGCCGCCCGTGATGGGCAAGGACGTCCCGCTGGGCAAGCTCTTCGACAAGGAGCACGCGCGCTACGGCGAGGGCGGCGAGTTCCGCGCGCTGTACGAGTCCGACGCCGACGTGCAGAAGGTCGTCGACACCGCCCGCGACCTCGAGGGCCTGAAGCGCCAGTGGGGCGTGCACGCCGCCGGCGTGATCATGAGCAGCGAACCGCTGATCAACATCATCCCGATCATGCGCCGGGAGCAGGACGGCGCGATCATCACCCAGTTCGACTACCCGACGTGCGAGTCGCTGGGCCTGATCAAGATGGACTTCCTCGGGCTCCGCAACCTCACGGTGCTCGACGACGCGGTCAAGAACATCAAGCTCAACCGCGGCATCGACCTCGTGCTCGAGGACCTCATGCTCGACGACCCCGCGACGTACGCGCTGCTGGGCCACGGCGACACGCTCGGGGTGTTCCAGCTCGACGGCGGGCCGATGCGGTCGCTGCTGCGGCTGATGCGGCCGGACAACTTCGAGGACATCTCCGCCGTCCTCGCGCTCTACCGCCCCGGGCCGATGGGCGTGGACAGCCACACGAACTACGCCCTGCGCAAGAACGGCCGCCAGGACATCACGCCGATCCACCCGGAGCTGGAGGAGCCGCTCTCCGAGATCCTCGGGACGACGCACGGGCTGATCGTCTACCAGGAGCAGGTGATGGCGACCGCGCAGAAGGTCGCCGGCTACACGCTCGGGCAGGCCGACCTCCTGCGGCGCGCGATGGGCAAGAAGAAGAAGGAGATCCTCGACGCCGAGTACAAGCCGTTCTCGGCCGGCATGGCCAAGAACGGCTACTCCGCCGCCGCGACCAAGGCGCTCTGGGACGTCCTCGTCCCCTTCTCCGACTACGCCTTCAACAAGGCGCACACGGCGGCGTACGGGCTCGTCTCCTACTGGACCGCCTACCTCAAGGCCAACTTCCGGGCCGAGTTCATGGCCGCGCTCCTGACCTCGGTCGGGGACGACAAGGACAAGATGGCCATCTACCTGGGCGAGTGCCGCCGGATGGGGATCCAGGTCCTGCCGCCCGACGTCAACGAGTCCGAGGCCAACTTCACCCCGGTCGGGAGCGACATCCGCTTCGGCCTGACCGCGGTCCGCAACGTGGGCGCCAACGCGGTGGACAAGGTCGTCGTGGCGCGCACCGAGACCGGCAAGGCGCCCGACTTCTACTCGTTCCTGGACCAGGCCGACCTCGTGGTCTGCAACAAGCGGCTCATCGAGTCGCTGGTCAAGGCCGGGGCGTTCGACTCGATGGGTCACACCCGCAGGGCGCTGATGAGCGTGTACGAGTCCGCGGTCGACGGCGTGCTCGACCTCAAGCGGAACTCGGCGCGCGGCCAGGACTCCTTCGACTTCGGCTTCGACGAGTCGGACAGCGGGGCGGCGCACCTGTCCGGGACGGTGCCGGACCTGCCGGAGTGGGACAAGCGGACCAAGCTCGCCTTCGAGCGGGAGATGCTCGGCCTGTACGTCAGCGACCACCCGCTGCTCGGCCTCGAGCACATCCTGAGCCTCGAGCGCGACATCAGCATCGGCGAGCTGCTCGGCGACGACGGCCCCCGCGAGGGCCAGGTGACGATCGCCGGGATGATCACCAACGTCAACCGCAAGACGACCAAGCGCGGCGACCTCTGGGCGGTCGTCACCGTCGAGGACCTCGAGGCCTCGATCGAGGTCCTGCTCTTCCCCAAGGCGTACGACCTGGTGTCGACCGTCCTGGCCACGGACGTCGTCGTGCGGGTCAAGGGCCGGATCAAGTCCGACGACGACGCGGTCTCGCTCAACGCCACCGAGCTGACCCTGCCCGACGTGAGCGAGGGCCCGACCGGGCCCGTCGTCATCTCGCTGCCGGCCGTCCGCTGCACCCCGCCGGTGGTGGCGCAGCTGCGGGACGTGCTCGCGCAGTACCCGGGCACCACCGAGGTGCGGCTGCGGCTGCAGAGCTCGGGCCGCTCGACGCTGATGCGGCTCGACTCGGGGCTGAGCGTCAGCCCGTCGCCCCCGCTGATGGCCGATCTCAAGGCCCTCCTCGGCCCGTCCTGCCTCGCGTCCTGA
- a CDS encoding AzlD domain-containing protein, which translates to MNLWVPVLVACVGSYLIKLAGLSLPSSVLAEPRVQRVTTLLPVAMLSALVCVQLVDGGGGTYALDWRVVAGVGAGAVALLLRRGFLVVFVVAVAVTALLRLLVPAGG; encoded by the coding sequence GTGAACCTCTGGGTGCCGGTGCTCGTCGCCTGCGTCGGCTCGTACCTGATCAAGCTCGCCGGGCTGTCGCTCCCCTCGTCGGTCCTCGCGGAGCCGCGGGTGCAGCGGGTGACGACGCTCCTGCCGGTGGCGATGCTCTCGGCGCTGGTGTGCGTGCAGCTCGTGGACGGCGGCGGGGGCACGTACGCGCTCGACTGGCGCGTCGTCGCCGGCGTCGGGGCCGGCGCGGTCGCGCTGCTGCTGCGTCGCGGCTTCCTGGTCGTCTTCGTCGTGGCCGTCGCCGTCACCGCCCTGCTGCGGCTCCTCGTGCCCGCGGGAGGATGA
- a CDS encoding AzlC family ABC transporter permease, which yields MPPSPERPAIIRSAVGIGVYAAAFGATFGAVAVAAGLSVGQAQVLSLVLFSGASQLAFSGVVGAGGSAWTALGPTLLLALRNGFYGVTLAPVLEARGLRRLVTAHFVIDETTAMSTAQPARREQRLAFWWTALVLFACWNVGTFLGALLGSAVDTDAFGLDAAGPAVFLALVWPAFRQVRARWVGLAGAAIAVALVPLAPSGVPVLAAAVAAVVGGLLPRRDAEPGSTGAEGGLA from the coding sequence GTGCCACCCTCCCCGGAACGTCCCGCGATCATCCGCTCCGCGGTCGGGATCGGGGTGTACGCCGCCGCGTTCGGCGCGACCTTCGGGGCCGTCGCCGTGGCCGCCGGGCTCAGCGTCGGGCAGGCGCAGGTCCTCAGCCTGGTCCTCTTCTCCGGAGCGTCGCAGCTCGCGTTCTCCGGCGTGGTCGGGGCGGGCGGCTCGGCCTGGACGGCGCTCGGGCCGACGCTGCTGCTGGCCCTGCGGAACGGCTTCTACGGCGTGACGCTCGCGCCGGTCCTCGAGGCCCGGGGCCTGCGGCGGCTCGTGACGGCCCACTTCGTGATCGACGAGACGACGGCCATGTCGACCGCGCAGCCGGCGCGGCGCGAGCAGCGGCTGGCCTTCTGGTGGACGGCGCTCGTGCTCTTCGCCTGCTGGAACGTGGGCACGTTCCTCGGGGCGCTGCTGGGCTCGGCCGTCGACACCGACGCGTTCGGTCTCGATGCGGCCGGGCCGGCCGTCTTCCTGGCGCTGGTCTGGCCGGCCTTCCGCCAGGTGCGCGCCCGCTGGGTCGGGCTGGCCGGGGCCGCGATCGCCGTGGCGCTCGTGCCGCTGGCGCCGAGCGGGGTGCCGGTGCTCGCCGCCGCGGTGGCGGCCGTGGTCGGCGGCCTGCTGCCCCGTCGCGACGCGGAGCCCGGGTCGACGGGCGCCGAGGGAGGCCTCGCGTGA
- a CDS encoding alpha/beta hydrolase: MTLRPRALAACAAFATLLASGALLAPSAAAEPVAGAAPKTAAAAASSAAAGSYTPAAPVWGSCSDDGLKEAKAQCAKVTVPLDYAHPGGTKIKIAVSRVLHTAKKYQGVMLVNPGGPGGSGLGLVTLGQYVPDGAGDGYDWIGFDPRGVGDSEPAVSCDPEFAGYDRPRYVPASPALSEAWFAKTNAYTDACAKKNGPILDHLTTVDSAKDMESIRKALGQKKINYYGFSYGTYLGQVYGTLYPTRLRRVVFDGTVDPRKIWYDANLDQDQPFDVNIDIWFGWIAEHDSTYHLGTTEKAVRSLFYRTEEKLYRDPVKGEGGDLGGSEWVDAFLYAGYYQSTWTDLAATFSGFVRKGDVKALEAAYLDASGYDPDNPKADNGYAVYLGVQCTDTKDWPQRWSTWERDSWRIFRTAPYETWANTWFNEPCRHWPAQQQKELKIDGSKVKSLLMVNETLDAATPYAGSLEVRKRFPKARLIAEPGGTTHAGSLYGNACVDDRIAAYLATGDLPKRRSGKRADVSCKPLPRPEPEASGTKTAKAKQAARAAARAGSPELSALRRAALPR, encoded by the coding sequence ATGACCCTGCGCCCACGCGCCCTGGCCGCCTGCGCGGCGTTCGCCACGCTGCTGGCGTCGGGTGCCCTGCTGGCCCCCTCCGCCGCGGCCGAACCGGTGGCCGGTGCGGCCCCGAAGACCGCGGCCGCCGCCGCCAGCTCGGCCGCGGCCGGCTCGTACACGCCGGCGGCACCCGTCTGGGGCTCCTGCTCCGACGACGGGCTGAAGGAGGCCAAGGCGCAGTGCGCGAAGGTCACCGTGCCGCTCGACTACGCCCACCCCGGCGGAACGAAGATCAAGATCGCGGTCTCGAGGGTCCTCCACACGGCGAAGAAGTACCAGGGCGTCATGCTCGTCAACCCCGGCGGCCCGGGCGGGTCCGGCCTCGGGCTGGTGACGCTCGGCCAGTACGTCCCGGACGGAGCGGGCGACGGCTACGACTGGATCGGCTTCGACCCGCGCGGCGTCGGCGACTCCGAGCCCGCGGTCTCGTGCGACCCCGAGTTCGCGGGCTACGACCGGCCGCGCTACGTGCCCGCCAGCCCGGCGCTGAGCGAGGCCTGGTTCGCCAAGACCAACGCCTACACCGACGCGTGCGCCAAGAAGAACGGCCCGATCCTCGACCACCTGACCACGGTCGACTCGGCGAAGGACATGGAGAGCATCCGCAAGGCGCTCGGTCAGAAGAAGATCAACTACTACGGCTTCTCGTACGGCACCTACCTCGGCCAGGTCTACGGAACGCTCTACCCGACCCGCCTGCGCCGCGTGGTCTTCGACGGCACGGTCGACCCCCGCAAGATCTGGTACGACGCCAACCTCGACCAGGACCAGCCGTTCGACGTCAACATCGACATCTGGTTCGGCTGGATCGCCGAGCACGACAGCACCTATCACCTCGGCACGACCGAGAAGGCTGTCCGCTCGCTCTTCTACCGCACCGAGGAGAAGCTGTACCGCGACCCGGTCAAGGGCGAGGGCGGCGACCTCGGCGGCAGCGAGTGGGTCGACGCGTTCCTCTACGCCGGTTACTACCAGTCGACCTGGACCGATCTCGCGGCGACGTTCTCCGGCTTCGTCCGCAAGGGCGACGTGAAGGCCCTCGAGGCCGCGTACCTCGACGCCAGCGGCTACGACCCCGACAATCCAAAAGCCGACAACGGCTACGCGGTCTACCTCGGCGTCCAGTGCACCGACACCAAGGACTGGCCGCAGCGGTGGAGCACGTGGGAGCGCGACAGCTGGCGCATCTTCCGCACGGCGCCGTACGAGACCTGGGCCAACACCTGGTTCAACGAGCCGTGCCGGCACTGGCCCGCCCAGCAGCAGAAGGAGCTGAAGATCGACGGCTCGAAGGTCAAGAGCCTGCTGATGGTCAACGAGACGCTCGACGCGGCGACCCCGTACGCGGGCAGCCTCGAGGTCCGCAAGCGGTTTCCGAAGGCCCGGCTGATTGCCGAGCCCGGTGGGACCACCCACGCGGGCTCCCTCTACGGCAACGCGTGCGTGGACGACCGGATCGCCGCCTACCTCGCGACGGGCGACCTGCCGAAGCGGAGGTCGGGGAAGCGGGCCGACGTGAGCTGCAAGCCCCTGCCCCGGCCGGAGCCCGAGGCGTCGGGCACGAAGACGGCCAAGGCCAAGCAGGCCGCCAGGGCGGCCGCGCGGGCCGGCTCGCCCGAGCTGTCCGCCCTGCGTCGGGCGGCTCTCCCGCGCTGA
- a CDS encoding histidinol-phosphate transaminase yields MSGLATSGLPLRPELVGEVPYGAPQLDVPVRLNVNENPYGPSESVVAQIAAAAAETARDLNRYPERDAVALRADLAAYLGHGLTADHVWAANGSNEVMLHVLQAFAGPGRTVLSFAPTYSMYPEYARDTHSGFVTFPRAEDFTIDVDAAVAAIEETRPDVVLVTSPNNPTGTALPPEVVVALVDASPGVVVVDEAYVEFARTGTPSALELLPGRPRLAVSRTMSKAFAFAGGRLGYLAADPAFVDALRIVRLPYHLSAMTQAVARVALANAGEMLAAVDRLREARDDLAGWLVDRGLQVADSDANFVLFGRFADRHALWQALLDRGVLIREVGPDGWLRVSAGTPEEMAAFKAALDEILSDHDPAAASARMP; encoded by the coding sequence GTGAGCGGCCTCGCCACGTCGGGCCTGCCGCTCCGCCCCGAGCTGGTGGGGGAGGTGCCGTACGGCGCCCCGCAGCTCGACGTCCCGGTCCGGCTCAACGTCAACGAGAACCCGTACGGGCCCAGCGAGTCGGTGGTCGCGCAGATCGCCGCCGCGGCCGCCGAGACCGCCCGGGACCTCAACCGCTACCCGGAGCGGGACGCGGTGGCGCTGCGGGCCGACCTCGCCGCCTACCTCGGCCACGGCCTGACCGCGGACCACGTGTGGGCGGCCAACGGCAGCAACGAGGTCATGCTCCACGTCCTCCAGGCGTTCGCCGGCCCGGGGCGGACCGTGCTGAGCTTCGCGCCCACCTACTCGATGTATCCCGAGTACGCCCGTGACACCCACTCGGGCTTCGTGACCTTCCCGCGCGCCGAGGACTTCACCATCGACGTCGACGCGGCCGTGGCCGCGATCGAGGAGACCCGCCCCGACGTCGTCCTCGTCACCAGCCCGAACAACCCGACCGGCACCGCGCTGCCGCCCGAGGTCGTCGTCGCGCTCGTGGACGCCAGCCCGGGCGTCGTCGTGGTGGACGAGGCGTACGTCGAGTTCGCGCGGACGGGCACGCCGAGCGCGCTCGAGCTGCTGCCGGGCCGGCCGCGGCTCGCCGTCAGCCGCACGATGTCCAAGGCCTTCGCCTTCGCCGGCGGTCGGTTGGGCTACCTGGCTGCGGACCCCGCGTTCGTCGACGCCCTGCGCATCGTCCGGCTGCCGTACCACCTGTCGGCGATGACCCAGGCCGTCGCGCGCGTCGCCCTGGCCAACGCCGGCGAGATGCTGGCCGCGGTCGACCGGCTGCGTGAGGCACGCGACGACCTGGCCGGCTGGCTCGTGGACCGCGGCCTGCAGGTCGCCGACTCCGACGCCAACTTCGTCCTCTTCGGCCGCTTCGCCGACCGCCACGCGCTGTGGCAGGCGCTCCTCGACCGCGGGGTGCTGATCCGCGAGGTCGGCCCCGACGGCTGGTTGCGCGTGTCCGCCGGCACGCCGGAGGAGATGGCCGCGTTCAAGGCGGCCCTCGACGAGATCCTGTCCGACCACGACCCTGCAGCAGCGAGCGCGAGGATGCCATGA